gtgaaaaaaaagaaaacagaaatataaatgGAACAAAAGGCTTTTTGGAGCCAGccgcaataaataaaaaattaaccaAATACATGGAATAAAAAGTTGAAGTTAAAGTCTCTCAGGTCCGAAATGTCaatgaacagaaacaaaaaacgtgCTGGGCAACAGCTACTGAAGAACGGCATCTTACAGGGTTTTTTTGAGGGCTACATTACATTATTAGCTCCCAGCAGTTCTCTAGTGGGAATGGATTAatggattatttaaaaatgaaaagtctTACAAGACATCCACAAGTCAAAACattacacacaaaatatatgtaaataaaacccacacataacaaaaaaacacaaataaagtcTTCTGTGCACTAAAAATCACGAGGCATACCACACAAGGATAGAGATCTTTGGTATGAGCAAGTTCTCAAACCGTCattaacattacaaattaaggcCATTAAAGTTGCAGCCCCAGCTTTCAGAAATTACATGCTCATTTGTACTGAAGGAACACACTTTCGCTCATCTTTAAAGTGTGGCAGTGCATTTATGAGCTTTGTTAACCAATATTAAGGAGGTCATTGTGTATACCGGCCATCAAAAACCTTAAGATTAGATGTTTATTTATAGTCTACAGTCCATCAGTCCTCATACTGAGGTTTTCAAGTGTAGTTCTAAGCAGGTCTGCACCTTTAATCCCCACGAAACACAATGTTCTAAACTCAGAAAAGCAAACATGCAAATGTTGCAGGCATCAGGGCATCCCATGCAGACATTCAGCTGAAAACTGAAGTAACTCAGTGGTGCAACCAGGACTGAAATCTTTTACAGTAGAAAATCCTTGTAGAAGTAGGATGTAAATCCAAGATCCCTCTGAAATTTGATTTTGAAATGAACAATGAAAGAAGCATCTTCATTATGTTAGTAGTAACATTACTCTAGATATTTGTTGCTTTATGGACACAGTGTATCGGTTTGTGGTATGTAACCTTATTTGGTTTACTTACACTAGGGTTGTGTGAATGTTCATTTGATGGCAAGCAACTTAGTAGAATGTGGGGGCTCCTTACAGAGTTAGTTAATAATGTATGTTCTTTGAAAGTTTAGATGGAAGCTTGTAAGGGCCTTTGTTTCTGTTGGGATCAGTGTTGGGCACAGGGGGTCGGGGCAGAGTTTGGCATGTTCCTGGCTTGTTCATCTCTATATCTATTGCATTTCCTGTTAAAAGATTACTGTATGATGTTCGAAAAGCAAGCACTTAACGTGAAATTGTACAATAATGTCCTGTAAAATAAATCccccaaacaaaataaaaacacccaGGATGTTGTCAATGGACAAGTGAAACCAGCCTACAACagcaaaatacaaatacataaaaaaataataaactgttAAATGGTTTGCTACCTAGTATATTTCATAAATCCCAGTAGATCCAGCTGTTCTACCTGGGGCTAACTCCTAAGATTAAGTGGTGATGATTTTTgttaattcacttttttttgtaaaaagcaACTGGTTTTCAACTTGACCTCtggataaattacattttgtcaaGACAAATCAACTATGGGTAAGCCACTTGCTTGAAGTTAAGTAATCTCAGAACTCTTAGCATTGTGACAGTTACAGTAAACCGGTAGAATCTAGTACCAGACACAACAGAAAGGTTGCAGTGCAGCAACTCAAAATAATATCTCAGCAATAATCTCTACTAACGAACCTGTGCCTACTAACATGAACCAACTTCCTCTCTAAAATCATATGGCCCCAATTAAAATTCCTAGGGAAAGTTATACTAATGATGGGGACTTTGTTCATTTAACCAAATCTGAGAATGTTCTAGTGGATGTGTGTTTCTTCATTGTTTGTGAGAATTGGTCTGCCACCTGTGAGTAGAAAaagcaagggaaaaaaaagagcattCAAAATAACAGACGCAATCGAGAAAagaaacagaacaaaacaaaaaggcaaGGGAAAGAAAAAGTGCTCCCGTGCAACGACCCAAGGTTGAGTGGTACGCATGCCTTTGTTAGATTCCCTGGTTATTTTAGAAAAGGACAGTATTAAGAGACAGACAGAAAAGAGCAGTGACCAGCAGCCGAAGTGCACAGCATGCATTGTAATAGTGTTGAACTCACTGCccacagaagcagcagcagaagtggCTGGGGGAGAGGTAGCAGAGGACAGAGCTACGTGTGTTGGGCTAGAGACATGTTTAGCATCGAGGTGCTGGCTAATGGTGGAAGGCTGGCGCCTCAGAGCCCCTTGTAAAGAGGTACCGCCCGTCTGGAATGTATAAACTACGTCCATCTGTAAGGAATCAGAGGGAGACACACCAAAGTCAGAGAAAGAGGAGGTAGGCGAAAAATAGAGAATAAAAAGAGGGGAAAGGGCAAGGCAGTGTAAGAACCCAAATAGCgaaatagggggaaaaaaatcaaaagtcagtaggaaatagagagagagtttgactataaaataaagtaaagagAAAAAACTCCAGGCCTAAAGGACCAAAAATATACCAGGATTTCGATAAATCTTTGGTTTCAACACAAGGGATGCAATGGGTTCTGTACATTTTAACTGTCTGTGCTCATGCTGGGATACCTAAAATGGCTGGTCTGGTTTTGGCCCTTTAAGCCCCGGAGTTTGACATCCttgaaaacaaaatctaaagGTGAATTAGAGAAGCATAAATGGTGGTGCTTAATAAAATTTAAGGTGAATTAGAGAGAAACATACATAGGGGTGTTTAGAGAAAAATAAGCATGATTGTAGGCAGAAGCTGGGAAAGAGGGAATGTGGATGGGCATAAGGAAGACCAATGACTTCATATCACAAATTATTAGTTTTGGAAGAAACAGACTTAACCAGATattagagagagaaaataacacacatttctgcttttgaacattaaaaaaaaatcctgttttcAGCTCAGTCAATACTACACTTTTACTGCAAGTCAGACATTTTCTGTGATGCATTCCAAATggatatatgtttgaaaaataaaaacaaatcagaTAATCTTTTTTACATGCAAACTTACTTGTAGTATTAGCCCTTGTtcttaaggaaaaaaaagcattctgaTAAAGAATTATAAAGAGGGGATTAACTGTTAATGACAAAATGgtaaagtaatgaaaaaaacctcttaaaaCTCATACGCGACAAATAGCACCTTAAAAACTAGCGAGGGTGGTGGGTTCTAACAACCATTTTCTTATCTCGTCCCAAATGCAAACCTGTCGCACCACAAGAGGGTGAACTCTGGGTGCTTGTTAATCGTGGTTCAGTATAAAGGATGAGGGTAATCAAAACTATACCGCTGCAGATGCAGCAGACTAGGTCACTAAGAACATGTGGTGAAAATGTCAGGTTTAATGCCCTATATACCCATCAGCTtgcctgttaaaaaaaaaaaaaaacccaaggcaCACAATATGCAACTAATTACAACTGATATAGAACAGGATACAAACCCTTTATAATGTCAATGTCAGGCCCATTCAGGGTGCGGAGCCAAGTTTctcctgtcttgctacagttccccctttgctgtaatccattcctggatttcccttTGCTCTGCTGTTTACTTTTGATACTTTGTttcagtcctgctcttagctgcaagttctgtttcctttataagttgtgccccacccgtttgtctcagtctgcagtctataggtatgttttatgtctgttctgtgtttagatttaatgtttagtttcagctttataaattcagtaggcagggtttaccGCTAGGACCCACCAAATATtagagtactttggcatagcgGGGGGTTAAGCATGCTACGGCCATGTGACTaaagatgtgactaaatctccaattgttatcatatagtcctaggctagttcctgtgtctgtcttttatgtgcctttgccctcttttccctaaatcatctgaggatttcgattgctctctcctctccccatgtcccagttaagatatcttatccttgcttaaaggataagcgtctgaggatctcagctcctcactccttcccctgtgtcccttgccttgttccctgtcctttgtatgcatgtcttgtctggctatgttccttgctctgtccccctgtCTTGCTATGTTCCTGCTgtttctctgcttagcttccctactcccagcctgcagcatcctgcccatttctctgtagagctatgtctcatatgtgctccagggtgcctgcaggatatcaccaagttttgttttgaactggacaacatccgctgctatgccAGGGCCCTGgaatgtggccgcacaaccctaggtgctcatcacccgggagagtgcagttgccttgcaccaggccctgtccaattccgctactgcgcaataactcctgaacaccatctttgggcgctctgggtgattacagtcgtctgtatggacgaCCCAGTCAAATACAACAAGGTACTTAATATATTGACAAAAGGTGATATTTGTTGACCTTTGAATAATAATTCTTGAGGTAGTATGCGGTTAAGTATAGGGATCAGTTAGAAAATTGGTATTTTCCTAGTTTGTATCGACAAAAAGATTCCCAACTTTTGTTTGGCTGCATTTGCAACCTTACTTCAGAGCAGAATTCAGTTGGAAAAGGGGTTTTAGAAAGGCATGGAAgaactgtaaaaataaataaataaagtacctGAGTCTGGATTCGGTTGAGACCTCTGAACCATAGGATCTGGCCTCTTCTCATTTCCATCTCTGCATGGTCTATCTCATCCACATCCTCTTGGAGTTCCTCATGCTGAATTTCTTCTTTCATTGGACCATGCCCAGCCTCCTTCAGGAACTTGAGCCGACTGGTGGGAACTGTACATATCAGCTACAAGGAGAAAGGCAAACAGAAAAATGGATATAAAGAGAAGGTGCAGAGGTATAGTAGACTTCCAGACtacgtaaagaaaaaaaaaaacagaaaagcaaaCGTTCTAAGGAAAAATTTATACTTTCAAAAGATGAGATATTTGACACCAACCTGACCCCAAAGCAGTTCGCCCACACCAATGAATATGCACCAGAACCACTGGGATAAAGAGAGTCCTGAACAGCTGAATGGCTTTCCTCCAAACTCAACAATTATGATCTGCAGACAGGGAGAAGGGAATGATTAGTGgcaaaatataaacaatgttAATGACAAGGCAGGAAACAATGTGGCAGAATAAATAATCAAAAGAGTAGAAGGTATGGCAATATGAGGAAAGGGAAGAAATGGTAGAGATGGGAGTCATAATACACAGGGGAAAAAAGTCACTCTTCAAGGGAAAGTTACATAGACTTGATACCTGTGCCCCAAAAGTACCCAGTACCACAGCACAAAAGATTGGGTTCCGGAAGATATTGTCAAAGACATTGCGCTCTCCATGTATCTTGCGAgcattaatttcattaaaaagctGCATCATAACAAAAGTGTTGAAGACAATGGTGTAGTGTTCTGAAGGAGGTGAATGCAAGGGTGCATTCCTTCCACTGTCAATGTCAAAAAATGTCTCGCCTGTAATGAaagcagagaaagagaaatgtAATATGGGAAGACCTTTACAGGGAAAAGAAAGAACATATAATGCAATGATTAACACGGTGTATAAAGAAAGAGGGAACTTTCATAGGGCACATGGTTTAGATAAAGGGAAGCAGAAGATAAAATAGCCCAGCCTATGTAGAAATGAATAGCCAAAACTACACAATGATACAATGAATTTTTATATGAGAGTTGCCTCAAAGTATAAGCCTGACCTGCAAAAAGTAGAGTGAAGATGATAGTCAGTTGATACACAGCATGTCCAAGAATGTTTTTCATCATAGTGCGGGAGATGAGAGGCTTGTTGCGCCCGTATGGTCTTCTGAGAAGTAAGGATTGAGTGGGAGGCTCTGTAGCCAGTGCCAGAGAAGCAAAAGTGTCCATGATCAGATTGACCCACAGCATCTGTACAGCCTTCAGTGGAGAATCCTGCACCACAGGAAAATCAGTGTTATGCATTGTTCCATCTCCCCCCTGCTGAAGAATATTGCCAAGGGTGTCTTGAGCAAGAAAATTAGCAAAAAGAGCAAGGAAGAATCAATGGGCATGGAATCAGAGAATGTTCATGATCGAGTAAAGATTGTGGTatccatgttcaagatacacaTGTTGTTTTGGAGTTTCTTAAGGATTCATGTAAGAATTTTAGGCAGACTATTCACACTTGATATGTGTACAGTTATCTAATTTAGAGAAATAGGTTTAAAAGTAGAGTCACAATATAACTTCTCGAAATAcagtgtgaaaaaacaaacccTGGATTTCTGCTTACACAAAGTTTGACCCTCAAAATCATCAGCAATCTGCAAGACAATGATGTAATTCCAAGGGACTTAGAAGATTAAATGTCATGTGAAATAATGTATGTCTAGTGCTTCTTGAATATTTGAATTCAGAATACTTTGGGGAAGGTGTTTGGGGGGAAGAATACCACATGCCTGGGTTATGCAGGCTCCAGTAAAAGCCACAATTACTGCCACAACGTTAACGGTTAGCTGAAACTGCAGAAATTTGGAGATGCTGTCATATACATTGCGGCCCCACATGACCGCCTTCACAATGCTGGAGAAATTGTCATCTGTCAGGATAATGTCTGAAGCTTCCTTTGCCACATCTGTGCCAGCAATACCCTGTGAAAGAAAGGACAGCCTGAGTGCTTGCACACGGGAAGGCAAGGAAATCACATTTACTGTAAAGCGTTAGAGAAAATGATCAGGATCTGACAGTCAGAATTTTAGcattataaaacaaattgcaagaataacacaaaaacctttTAATAGGATCAATGTATCACATAGTCTGAACGTACCATAGCAAATCCCACATCAGCCTTTTTCAGTGCTGGTCCATCATTCGTACCATCACCTGTTACAGCCACCACCTGCCTCTGTTCTTCTACTGTACTGTCAATTATAcctacaacaaaaaaacataagtcATGTTCCTCTGCAACAACTTGTGATGAAATGGCACATTTTACACACAGAAAAGTTTTTTACCTTTCACTAATGTATGTTTGTCTGTGGGGGATGATCGAGCCAGAACACGAAGTCTAGGCCACACTTTATCCAACTTCTCCTGCTCTACCTAGCAGACAGAAAAGAGGAAGATGGcgcatacaaaaacacaaaattagaCATCATAAACAGTAACAGCAAAACgagtaaaaacaaaaggcaaaaaTGCAATGATTCAGTTGTTCAAGTACCATTGGGCTGTGGGTGTGAGGTGTAAACCAATATACAACTCAGGAATGTCACTTCTGGGGAGTTACCCTAAATAAAGCGACCATCATTATGTTATGCCCTAGAGCActattttagtttttgtaaTGAGTGAAGCTTTATTGTCCTTCTCTGCTGCTGCAATCACATCAGAGCTTCAGAGAAATGATTTTTGTTCACCCGGCAGCTGCTTGTTGACATTTGTCAGCAGCTCCATGTCCACTGGCACAGATGCCCGCTAGACAGGCTAGGCAAAATGAATGGACTATGACCACTGTTATTACACATaaacaatatatgtataaatgtttataaaattatCAACAATTAAGTGCAAGTAAATCTCAGCTTTGTCGTttctataatatactatattcaaatatttcatTATCTTAGACAACAAGAccattttatggttttattttgtcACTAATCTTTCTTACCCCTCAACCCTTTAATGCCAGCAATACTCTCAAACCTTCTTAACCCAAGAGTGTGTTCCAGTCTACATAATAGACTGACACAATGGCCAATTATCCTTACTGAAGGACAGCTGCAATAACAATGTTCAGTCTTTCTGGGCTACACGACTGTGCTTACATTGGGACACATATACAGcgctgtgtgtttgtttttgtctcACAATAAACATGACATGCAGCCCAGAAATTAATTAGCAGTGTGCCTGCCACCTCTATCCTACATTGATCATCCACTGGTGCGAGACACTGCATGATTCCAAGTGCCAGTTAATGAGGATCCACAGACAGGAATATTAATCCTGATACAACCAATTCATTAACCAAATTTGGTAAGGAATTGCTTGTTTAAGCAAAACACAAGCTCTGCATATaaagacttttttattttttttttaaaggaaaattagtTTACAGTACACTTATCTTGCTCAATTTTACAACAGAATTGATGTGTGTGCCAATCAGGATAACTCCCCTTCATGTCTacaattaatacaaaatatttaccttgtctgaatgtaaaaaataatgacatttggAGATATCCTACAGTGTTAGTTTAACTATTGACTTTTGATCCATTGCCGCTAATCAGCATGGTCCTCCACATAATCTAATACTGAATGTAGCAAGTGTTACATTCCGGGAAACATCAATATGAAATACGAGAAAACCTCTAGGATTCATTAAGTGTATTACAAGGACTGTCAACCATTTTGCCAAGCAGTTATGGTAAAAATTGCTAAGATTGTGGAAGTGAAATGTGTGTAGTTACCGTGCACACATAGAATGAAATGGCatgttcagcttttttttttgtccccatCTATTCATTTGGTTAACATTTCACTGTAAATACTTATGTTTGCTTTAATAAGACAATACGCTTTGCAATACATTGTGATTTAGTACCACAAAAAAGTCTGTCTGCTAAAGAAGCAATTCCACAATTTCCTTATCTTCCTCACCTCCCCTTTTTCATTCCGGATAAGCGTGTTAAATTCCTTTCCTTCCAAGCACAGGAAGTCTTCCCCAGGCTGCAAGATTCCACACTTGGTAGCAATGGCACGAGCCGTATTTATATTGTCACCAGTTACCATGCGCACAGTGATCCCTGCACGTTGGCACATCTGGATAGCTTCGGGCACCTGTGAATACATGTTAGCCAGAAGAAATTAGAGGAGAAAGAACATGGTCAAATTATGAGACGAACCGTTGCTTTCATTAACGAgtataataaatacagaatgTACTACCTCTGGTCTGACAGGATCCTCTATGCCAACTACAGAGATGCAGGTGAGATCAGACAGAATGTTTCCCTCATTGTCCCAATCAGGCTCTGTTCCCGCAGGGAAGTCACGATATGCCAGACAGATAGTACGTAAACCATCACATGCCATAGGTTCAATCACCTTCTTTACCATCTCATCTCGGTCTCTTGACTTGAAAGGACCCAATTCCCCTTCTTGGTCTAAAATCTGTGTACATCTGTGAGAACGAGAAggtgtaaaatacatttttggatatGCAAAGAGATTGACCTGAAACTGGAACCTCTGTCTTTGTGCAGTATTTGTCCCCTATTTTTATTTCCACATCGTGACCCTGGCTGCATTTAGTTGCTTACACTATTTTCCTGAATTGGTCTCAAAACCTTTACATCCAATGAGTTGTATGCTTACTTGCGCAGGATGATTTCAGAAGCTCCCTTGCTGTACATCCGGAATCCCCCTGATGGTTCGCTCAGTACTGTACTCATGGATTTGCGCACCGAGTTGAATGTATAAACCTTATACAGTTTCTCCTCCGGAATCTCATTGCGTACAGCCTGGTAATCTTGCTTTAGATCCAACACAAAGCCTAGCAGGGCACATTCTGTCTTGTTGCCCACCTGCCGGGGAAGACCACCTTCTTTCTCAGGCGGCTGAAGTTgtaaggaagagaaaaaaatatgacaacCAATATGTAGAAAGCAAACTGCAAAAAAAGAGTCACAAATACATTAAAGGAGAAAAACAACTGCCAATGTGTGCCTTCTACGCATGCAAATAAAATTTGGGTTAATCCCAATACTAATCATATTACAAAGACTTGCTATGTCCTAAACACAGTGACATCTAATTCACAGGAACTTGAAAGAAACACAGGATGCTCCACTGCATAAATAGCAGCtacaagaaaacaaattaatCCCTGAAAACGCAATACATCGAGCGTGAATCATTCAGATTATTCTCATCCATTGCACAAATGCATGTATGTAAGGAAACAGGTTTAATGGTTTGCAGTGTTTCAAATGACATTGATGCAGGTACAGCACACcatgtttagaaaaaaatctgtataaatGTGGTTTTGAGAGCCAGTGAAGAGCGTCTCCGGCTACAAAATATCCATTCCCAACAGCCCCTTATCCTATTTACATATTAAGAAACGGAGGGTGCTTTCACTTCTTACCAGGATTTTCGAAGTGTATGCTGAATTGACAGAAATCCCATTGACAATCAGCTCAAGCATTTTGGGGTTAAGTGCTTCAGGATCAGGAATTTGACGATAGTGCGTGCCACCAACATAAGCTTGAACAACAGTCATGCGGTTCATAGTCAAAGTGCCTGTCTTGTCTGAGCAGATGGCTGTAGCATTACCCATGGTTTCGCAGGCATCCAGATGGCGCACAAGGTTATTGTCCTTCATCATTTTCTAAGGAGAAGGAAATAGAAAGGCTAAGGTTTTAaccagtcaaaaaaaaaaaaaaaaaaaaaagattgtccCAATAAATTCCATACATCCAACAACCAAAGTATCTGAAGCCACTAACCTTGACAGAGTAAGCCAGGGATATTGTGACTGCAAGAGGCAGCCCTTCAGGAACTGCTACGACCAGCACCGTGACACCAATGATGAAAAACTTGACAAAATACTGGATGTAAATGGGAGTGCACTCTGCCAACCACGGACGTCCCATCACGCCAAACGTGTGAATTACAAAGTACAGTACCAAAATTATGACCGTAATGGCAGACATGATGAGGCCTGAAATGGTTAGggtgcaaaaaatatttttttttagattttgtgcACAAATTTCACACACAATCCAatttttttgctaaaatattataaaaacatttacaaaatgaaGACTGTAGTACCTGTCAAAATTACAGAATAAATTAAACACAGTTCTTTGAAAGGGTTATACCACAACACTAGTGAGTCTTCTGGTCTTAGAAGTTTGTCCTACTGTATGTCATGGTTCCTGAATGAACTTAAAATGCTTACTCCTTTTAATGTCTTTGCCAtgcatatttatacattaagcTCCTTACATCATatcatatatgtaaaatatttacaatacttTTTTTCCACACTGTTGCTTTTCTTTTGTACTAACTCATTAAACTACTAGTTTCCCTATTCCCCAATTTGTTATACCTGCTttcccaatctgcactgctaGTCGGGTCAGCTTTCCTTGCAGGACAGATTTTTCCTTCTTTGGAACTTTAATcacttttttctccttttcttcgCTCTCAACCCCCTCCTCACTCTTCAGAGGTTGAATTTCCAGAGCTACACCATCCTGAGCTTTGGCTGGAAAAGGAGTGAAATATATAGCGGTCAGGTTAGAAATACAGCAAGGCTCACTGTGAATAAGACATAGACAGCAAAGAGGACACAGGACCAACAAGCCACAGCACAACCAAAAGTGAGCTTAGACAAAATTACCAGGGAGCAGTGATCAAAGAGAGTTTAAAAAGGTGTATGTGAAAGTGTAAGgaagaaataagaaaagaaaaacataaaacaaaaaagtaagatACAAAAGACATGGTGGGAAACCCTGCACAAAATGGTGTGTTAGTAGTGAGTCCAGCTTAGTACGTCCCATTTCCACCTGTGTATTAAAATGCGTGGTTAAGGGCAATTGATACGTTTTAGAAAGGAGTAGCGGTGCACTGACATTCTTTCACTTGTTGTATATTTGATGGCAGGATTTCGTCTCACATTCCTACACCTCTGCCTACATTGCAGCAGTGTGCTAATGGATAAAGCTGATATTAGAGCAATTGGTAATAAACCAAAGTGCACTCGAGCCTCTCGAGGACAATACATTGTAAGCATTGATTGTTTGGTGGTGGGGAGGGGTAAGACATcaatatcaaatatttaaaCTTAAAGAAATGATTTTCTTGTCACATAATAGACAGACATTTTTTATGGTCATCTTGCCatcaaaacataaaatgttgtGTGCCTATGGCCTTATGCTATTAAAAAGCCAAGACCAATATATGGTCTGAACAAGTCAATCGCTAAATTGACAAAATCACCAAAACAAGAAACAGTCCAGTTAAAGGCTTGCAAAATTACAGAGAAGACGACCCTTTTCTGAATAGTGAATAGTCAGgtgaaagcaaaaaataaaagctgctCCTCAGGACTCTCACCAGCTAGGTGGATACTGAAGTCAAGACATGGCTGTCACTCAGATCTGTAATGAATTTCTATGTGCTTAATGGTTAAAGGTATGACTACAGTTGTTTGTAAGCTCACCCATTACTGCCTTCAAGGGGCTGAAGAACATCCAGCCTAGGTCTCTTTACTCTCCATCTtgtgaattgtttttttaaaaaaaacatacaaaaaaggaTCCTAAAGTCTGGGTCCACCATCACTAAACAGTTTTATTGGACCATTTATTAAGTAGTCTTAAAACACAGTGATCAATTGATACGTATTATTCAGGAAAACATCACTCAACACTGAGGCAAATAATTTCTTAACTTTTTCATATAAATGTCCATTTATATGAATATTCCTGTATGAATATTCTCATCACATAACATTTTGCTGATATGCTAGCTATGTGAGTCATATCTGACTTTTAACACCAGATAGCGCTAATTTGCACGGCTTTCCCACCAAAATCACTGGTCCCCAACAccattaaacatattttggcACTTTTGAGAAGGTGCAACACACCGACATCTCTAGACACTCTCTGAGATACTGTAAAGGAGTGATAGAATGCTGTGGGCTTTAAAATTATGCACAATCTTGTATCAAGCAAGTCTGAAATGAAAGCAGATTGCGGTAGTGGACCTACTGTATGTGGTGAAGGCCAGAAATCATATGTGGCCATGAATTAGTCATCTCTTTTCACCATCACCTATTAATGAGCACAGTCACAGTCAACGGATAGTATTTTGCCTCCCTTTCAATCCTTTTTTGAAATATGCAATATTCAAGCGGTACCCAAGACTTTCATTAATGCGTATGATTTTCAATATGAAGTCAACCAAATGAAAAGATCCACTTCAGTGACACCCAAACGTAAATAttcaattatattttgttaacgAACCTGTCAAAACAAATCTTGTGAAATTGTGGCCCACAAGGACTTTTATCTTTACTATAATCTACTATCTTTATTATTTGCTGAGGACAAaggaaatatctttttttatatatatatatagcaccaacacTTGTTAAATTGGATGGGGATTAACACTTAAAAAATGGaacagatttaa
This sequence is a window from Spea bombifrons isolate aSpeBom1 chromosome 2, aSpeBom1.2.pri, whole genome shotgun sequence. Protein-coding genes within it:
- the ATP2B4 gene encoding plasma membrane calcium-transporting ATPase 4 isoform X1, with amino-acid sequence MANNSTDHHPANSVNDGSYEGDFGCSVDELRDLMELRSGEAVNRIRETYGGVPNICRKLKTSPVEGLSGNPSDLEKRRQIYGKNFIPPKKAKTFLQLVWEALQDVTLIILEIAAIISLGLSFYHPQGSDNEQCGEVSAGVEDEGEAQAGWIEGAAILFSVIIVVLVTAFNDWSKEKQFRGLQSRIEQEQKFTVIRKSQVIQIPVAELVVGDIAQIKYGDLLPADGILIQGNDLKIDESSLTGESDQVKKSLEKDPMLLSGTHVMEGSGRMVVSAVGVNSQTGIIFTLLGANEGAEEDKKSKKGKKPGPTENRNKAKAQDGVALEIQPLKSEEGVESEEKEKKVIKVPKKEKSVLQGKLTRLAVQIGKAGLIMSAITVIILVLYFVIHTFGVMGRPWLAECTPIYIQYFVKFFIIGVTVLVVAVPEGLPLAVTISLAYSVKKMMKDNNLVRHLDACETMGNATAICSDKTGTLTMNRMTVVQAYVGGTHYRQIPDPEALNPKMLELIVNGISVNSAYTSKILPPEKEGGLPRQVGNKTECALLGFVLDLKQDYQAVRNEIPEEKLYKVYTFNSVRKSMSTVLSEPSGGFRMYSKGASEIILRKCTQILDQEGELGPFKSRDRDEMVKKVIEPMACDGLRTICLAYRDFPAGTEPDWDNEGNILSDLTCISVVGIEDPVRPEVPEAIQMCQRAGITVRMVTGDNINTARAIATKCGILQPGEDFLCLEGKEFNTLIRNEKGEVEQEKLDKVWPRLRVLARSSPTDKHTLVKGIIDSTVEEQRQVVAVTGDGTNDGPALKKADVGFAMGIAGTDVAKEASDIILTDDNFSSIVKAVMWGRNVYDSISKFLQFQLTVNVVAVIVAFTGACITQDSPLKAVQMLWVNLIMDTFASLALATEPPTQSLLLRRPYGRNKPLISRTMMKNILGHAVYQLTIIFTLLFAGETFFDIDSGRNAPLHSPPSEHYTIVFNTFVMMQLFNEINARKIHGERNVFDNIFRNPIFCAVVLGTFGAQIIIVEFGGKPFSCSGLSLSQWFWCIFIGVGELLWGQLICTVPTSRLKFLKEAGHGPMKEEIQHEELQEDVDEIDHAEMEMRRGQILWFRGLNRIQTQIKVVNAFRSSLYEGLEKPQARSAIHSFMTHPEFMPREAGSAPSLTDSDSEGEESRGLLKGHEEQTHNHNNNSSTEPCPTEIKVSPSESPMHSMETSI